In the genome of Oncorhynchus masou masou isolate Uvic2021 chromosome 26, UVic_Omas_1.1, whole genome shotgun sequence, one region contains:
- the ripply1 gene encoding protein ripply1: MSTACLIVKQTPFVVAPRPVGMDTRPQTNDRYDSLWRPWLTTKKDMQRECQRSRQSCPYSRTTDSTPAAPGLFPFNGKSQSFQHPVRLFWPKSKSFDYLYSDGEALLRNFPVQATISFYEESDSEDDEEDEEWEEEMYSEEKEYLKRQSHYTSYN; this comes from the exons ATGAGTACCGCATGTCTGATCGTCAAACAGACGCCCTTCGTTGTTGCTCCGCGCCCGGTAGGGATGGACACTCGTCCGCAGACAAATGACAG ATATGATTCACTATGGAGACCTTGGCTCACAACCAAGAAGGATATGCAAAGGGAATGCCAGAGAAGCAGACAGTCATGT cCTTACTCCAGAACTACAGACTCCACCCCTGCAGCTCCAGGTCTCTTCCCATTCAATGGGAAGTCCCAGTCCTTCCAGCACCCTGTCAG ACTTTTCTGGCCCAAGTCCAAGTCGTTTGACTACCTGTACAGCGACGGAGAGGCTCTCCTGAGGAACTTCCCTGTCCAGGCCACCATCAGCTTCTACGAGGAGTCAGACAGCGAGGAtgacgaggaggacgaggagtGGGAAGAAGAAATGTACAGCGAGGAAAAGGAGTACCTCAAGCGTCAGTCCCACTACACCAGCTACAACTGA
- the LOC135514672 gene encoding transmembrane gamma-carboxyglutamic acid protein 3, translating to MAEAFLDGKDAHSLLKRFPRANSFLEEFRQGNIERECVEESCSFEEANEVFENKERTMEFWKTRSVYTVSSHEQTRDGRSEGHLYMVVPLLGVALLLLIALFLIWRCQLQKATRRRPAYTQNRYMNNRNTRSLPRILVHRDTPSHSETPLSRPTVVVSGVERVVGGSGGGSLVCAANVPQEPHSHPQNTRSALYVQDSSVSVASRLSGATPPPSYEEVTGHLESSSDEVSAPYSDPPPKYEEIVKEK from the exons ATGGCGGAAG CGTTCCTAGATGGAAAGGATGCTCACTCTCTCCTCAAGCGCTTCCCCCGAGCCAACAGTTTCCTGGAGGAGTTCAGACAGGGTAACATCGAACGGGAGTGTGTGGAGGAGAGCTGCAGCTTCGAGGAGGCCAATGAAGTGTTCGAGAACAAAGAGAGAACA ATGGAGTTCTGGAAGACTCGCAGTGTGTACACGGTGAGCAGCCACGAGCAGACCAGGGACGGCCGTTCAGAGGGCCACCTCTACATGGTGGTTCCCCTGCTGGGCgtggctctcctcctcctcatcgcCCTCTTCCTCATCTGGAGGTGCCAGCTGCAGAAGGCCACACGGCGGCGGCCCGCCTACACCCAGAACCGCTACATGAACAACCGCAACACCCGCAGCCTGCCGCGCATCCTGGTCCACCGGGACACGCCATCCCACTCCGAGACCCCCTTATCCAGGCCCACGGTGGTGGTGAGTGGGGTGGAGAGAGTAgtaggaggaagtggaggagggtCGCTGGTTTGCGCTGCAAACGTTCCCCAAGAACCTCACTCCCACCCTCAGAACACTCGCTCAGCCCTGTACGTCCAGGATTCGTCTGTGTCAGTAGCGTCGCGTCTCTCCGGTGCCACACCTCCTCCTTCCTATGAGGAGGTGACAGGACACCTGGAGAGCAGCAGCGACGAGGTGTCGGCGCCGTACAGCGACCCTCCGCCCAAATATGAGGAGATTGTCAAGGAGAAGTaa